The uncultured Methanomethylovorans sp. genome contains a region encoding:
- the lonB gene encoding ATP-dependent protease LonB: MDTEMTTIDHNELYDLDFNTTDSIEVPKLLIDQIIGQEHAVEVVKKAASQRRHVMMIGTPGTGKSLLAKAMAELLPKEELQDILAYPNPEDLNNPKIRTVSAGKGREIVMAHKMEAQKKAQSRNMLMMILVFGIIIYSFYVDQLLWGIIAAIMILLLTRQLLPKEEMMIPKLIVNNYNKEHAPYIDATGTHAGALLGDVRHDPFQSGGLETPAHDRVESGDIHKSHKGVLFIDEINTLSLESQQSMLTALQEKEYAITGQSERSSGALVKTEPVPCDFIMVAAGNLDAVEKMHPALRSRIKGYGYEIFMRDSMEDNLENRRNLVRFVAQEVMRDGHIPPFDRSAVNEVIREARRRAGRKGHLTLKLRDLGGLVRVAGDIAHAEDSPVTTDKHVLAAKKIARSIEQQLADSYLERRKDYQLFKKGGSAVGRVNGLAVMGGDSGIVLPIMAEVTPAQSSSEGRVIATGMLKDIAKEAVQNVSAVIKNITGKDTANHDIHIQFIGTYEGVEGDSASISIATAVISALENIPVDQSVAMTGSLSVRGDVLPIGGATYKIEAAALAGIKKVIIPKSNEDDVLIEEAYKGKIEIVPVTNIIEVMEHSLVGVDKKRIMEKLTRLTSLKLNLDIPEVVPT; the protein is encoded by the coding sequence ACATGCTGTGGAAGTGGTCAAGAAGGCGGCAAGCCAGCGTCGGCATGTGATGATGATTGGTACCCCCGGTACCGGAAAATCGTTGCTAGCCAAGGCTATGGCAGAACTTCTACCCAAGGAAGAACTACAGGATATCCTTGCTTACCCTAATCCCGAAGATCTGAATAACCCCAAGATTAGAACAGTATCAGCAGGCAAGGGCAGGGAAATTGTTATGGCCCATAAAATGGAGGCACAGAAAAAAGCCCAGTCCCGCAATATGCTGATGATGATACTAGTCTTTGGTATAATCATATATTCCTTCTACGTTGACCAACTGTTATGGGGAATCATAGCGGCTATTATGATACTCCTGCTTACACGCCAGTTGCTGCCAAAAGAAGAAATGATGATACCAAAACTCATTGTAAATAACTATAACAAAGAGCACGCCCCATACATCGATGCAACAGGTACGCACGCTGGTGCACTTCTTGGTGATGTGCGCCACGACCCATTCCAGTCAGGAGGGCTTGAAACACCTGCACATGATAGAGTAGAGAGCGGAGATATACACAAATCACATAAGGGTGTTTTGTTCATAGACGAAATCAATACACTCAGCCTTGAATCTCAGCAAAGCATGCTGACAGCTCTACAGGAGAAAGAATACGCTATCACTGGACAATCAGAACGCAGCTCCGGTGCTCTTGTAAAAACCGAGCCGGTACCATGTGATTTCATTATGGTGGCTGCAGGTAACCTCGACGCAGTGGAGAAAATGCATCCTGCTCTTCGATCAAGGATCAAGGGGTATGGCTATGAGATATTCATGCGTGACTCCATGGAGGATAACCTAGAGAACCGCAGGAATCTTGTGCGTTTCGTAGCCCAGGAGGTAATGCGCGATGGGCATATACCTCCTTTTGACAGGTCGGCTGTTAATGAGGTGATCAGGGAAGCTAGGCGTAGGGCCGGAAGGAAAGGACACTTAACTCTGAAGTTAAGGGATCTAGGCGGCCTTGTGAGGGTAGCCGGAGATATTGCTCATGCTGAGGACTCTCCGGTGACCACCGATAAGCATGTGCTTGCCGCAAAGAAGATAGCCCGTTCCATTGAACAGCAATTGGCCGATAGTTATCTAGAAAGACGTAAAGACTACCAACTGTTCAAGAAAGGTGGTTCAGCCGTGGGCAGGGTCAATGGTCTTGCCGTAATGGGTGGAGATTCGGGAATCGTCTTGCCCATCATGGCCGAGGTGACACCAGCTCAATCAAGTTCCGAAGGACGTGTGATAGCCACTGGTATGCTCAAGGATATAGCAAAGGAAGCTGTTCAGAACGTATCTGCTGTGATAAAGAACATCACCGGAAAGGATACCGCAAATCATGATATCCACATACAGTTCATAGGGACCTATGAAGGTGTGGAAGGGGACAGTGCATCCATATCTATAGCTACTGCTGTGATCTCCGCCCTGGAGAACATACCCGTGGACCAGTCTGTGGCAATGACAGGTTCTCTCTCTGTCAGAGGGGATGTATTGCCCATCGGTGGCGCCACCTACAAAATAGAGGCTGCAGCCTTAGCAGGCATAAAGAAAGTAATAATCCCCAAATCCAATGAGGATGACGTGCTTATAGAAGAAGCCTATAAGGGTAAGATCGAGATAGTGCCAGTAACGAACATTATAGAAGTTATGGAGCACAGCCTTGTGGGAGTCGATAAAAAGAGAATAATGGAGAAGCTTACGAGACTAACAAGCCTTAAGCTCAATCTCGATATTCCTGAAGTGGTTCCCACATGA
- a CDS encoding TldD/PmbA family protein produces the protein MKNVDFYDVRVVDATTTSIIIDNGNVEEISVNYTRGGGIRALCGGSWGFTSADGYFDERKALNAASELAISMNSRNPKEKVELKQIGKPTLKSLPRIKIDPRDIAIEEKVELLKEMSIQAKLEGISSTSAVYSESEVKVCYTNIDGLDCEYELIRSGFAVSAVASENGVYQAGRESKFGVKGYEIFDENNALELAANAANEALKLIHAKPAKGGNLPVILDQELAGVFVHEAVGHASEADLVLEGSSILENMVGKQVASPLINIVDDPTLHEYGYFPFDDEGAQSQKTTLIKDGVLRSFLHSRETSAKLGGEPGHSRCQGYSTPIVRMSNTYLENGSSTFEEMLEEIGNGMYLIGSRGGQVNTGEGIFQFNAEKAYLIEKGEITTLMRDVSLSGKTLEILNNVTHVGNDLKMNSGRCGKGGQLVPVSDGSPHLCISKAVVGGA, from the coding sequence ATGAAAAATGTTGACTTTTACGACGTAAGAGTGGTGGATGCCACTACTACGTCTATAATTATTGACAATGGAAATGTTGAAGAGATTTCTGTGAATTATACTCGGGGAGGGGGTATACGTGCTCTGTGCGGAGGTTCGTGGGGCTTTACTTCAGCCGATGGCTATTTCGACGAGAGGAAAGCGCTAAATGCTGCCTCTGAACTTGCTATTAGCATGAATTCCCGAAATCCCAAAGAAAAAGTGGAGCTCAAACAAATTGGAAAACCAACACTGAAAAGTCTTCCCCGTATAAAGATAGATCCTCGGGACATAGCCATCGAAGAAAAAGTTGAACTGCTTAAGGAGATGAGCATACAGGCTAAGCTCGAGGGGATTAGCAGCACAAGTGCTGTCTACTCAGAATCAGAAGTAAAAGTATGTTATACAAACATTGATGGTCTGGACTGTGAGTATGAGCTTATACGATCTGGATTTGCCGTTAGTGCAGTCGCCTCAGAGAACGGAGTTTACCAAGCAGGGAGAGAAAGTAAGTTTGGTGTCAAAGGATACGAAATATTCGATGAGAACAATGCTCTTGAACTTGCAGCAAATGCAGCTAATGAGGCACTTAAACTCATACATGCCAAGCCAGCTAAAGGCGGTAATCTACCGGTGATACTTGACCAGGAATTGGCAGGTGTGTTTGTGCATGAAGCTGTGGGGCATGCTTCAGAAGCTGATCTTGTACTTGAAGGAAGTTCAATTCTTGAGAACATGGTTGGGAAACAGGTAGCTTCACCCCTTATTAACATAGTGGATGATCCTACACTTCATGAATATGGTTATTTCCCATTTGACGATGAAGGAGCACAATCCCAAAAGACCACATTAATAAAAGATGGTGTACTGCGTTCTTTCCTACATTCCAGAGAAACTTCTGCAAAGCTTGGAGGCGAACCTGGACATAGCAGATGCCAAGGTTATTCCACGCCCATCGTGCGTATGAGTAATACGTATCTTGAGAACGGCAGTTCGACTTTTGAAGAAATGCTCGAGGAAATAGGCAATGGCATGTATCTTATTGGCTCCAGGGGCGGACAGGTCAACACGGGTGAAGGTATATTCCAGTTCAATGCTGAAAAGGCATATCTAATAGAGAAGGGAGAGATAACTACGCTTATGAGAGATGTATCTCTTTCAGGAAAAACACTTGAGATTCTCAACAATGTTACACATGTGGGCAATGATCTGAAAATGAATTCTGGCAGATGTGGAAAAGGCGGACAATTGGTGCCTGTAAGTGATGGTTCACCTCATCTATGCATCTCAAAGGCTGTTGTCGGAGGTGCCTGA
- a CDS encoding TldD/PmbA family protein, whose amino-acid sequence MYDIARKALSAALRAGADEAEVYLVKSEVTSIEIRKGVIEGSKENINQGMGIRAVVNGAVGFASTNIDTRMEDAARTAVSSARIRGSDPAWKSFPTDGKYPEIKGTFDPRIRDMELDECIEFSTNMLEGASSIPDVLVTAGSFSRVASRRLILNSNGIEVEDRGTAISGFVDVITGQDEPTTAYEYDMSRNMDIDFFNLGKAASELASMSRQGISIEPHRTEVIMHPFAVSDLLTGIFSSAIDADNVQKGRSSLIGRKGEMIASEKLSIIDDGLLEAGLETAMADDEGVPSQTTPVVEAGIFKSYLYDNYTAGKEGICSTGNASRHSYSAPPSVGIRNFIIDYEQSNLIEGTDQGIYINTVIGAHTANYISGDFSVEARNAFIIENGELVKPIKSLMLSGNVFDILKNINGAGKDVRQVGATVTPSLRIADMSVVG is encoded by the coding sequence ATGTATGATATTGCAAGGAAAGCCCTTAGTGCTGCCTTGAGAGCCGGTGCTGACGAAGCTGAAGTTTACTTAGTCAAAAGCGAGGTAACCAGTATAGAAATCCGCAAGGGTGTTATTGAAGGCTCTAAGGAAAACATAAACCAAGGGATGGGAATTCGTGCAGTCGTTAATGGTGCTGTTGGGTTCGCAAGTACCAATATAGACACTCGAATGGAAGATGCTGCCAGGACTGCAGTTTCTTCGGCTAGGATAAGAGGCAGCGATCCAGCTTGGAAATCTTTTCCAACAGATGGAAAGTACCCTGAGATAAAGGGTACATTTGATCCCCGAATCAGAGATATGGAACTTGACGAATGTATTGAGTTTTCCACAAATATGTTGGAGGGGGCATCATCCATACCTGATGTTCTTGTAACCGCAGGATCATTTTCCCGTGTTGCAAGCCGTCGTCTGATCTTAAATAGCAACGGTATAGAGGTAGAGGATCGGGGAACCGCAATAAGTGGGTTCGTAGATGTTATAACTGGTCAGGATGAACCAACTACAGCTTATGAGTACGACATGTCTAGGAATATGGACATTGATTTCTTCAATTTGGGAAAGGCTGCCTCAGAGCTTGCATCCATGTCCAGACAGGGTATTTCTATCGAACCACACCGTACAGAAGTGATCATGCATCCTTTTGCAGTTTCTGATCTTCTTACAGGAATTTTTTCCTCTGCCATTGATGCAGATAATGTCCAAAAAGGCAGGTCCAGCCTTATTGGTCGCAAAGGAGAAATGATAGCCAGTGAGAAGCTTTCCATAATCGATGATGGGCTACTTGAAGCTGGTCTTGAGACTGCAATGGCAGACGATGAAGGTGTTCCTTCACAAACAACTCCTGTAGTAGAAGCAGGCATTTTTAAGTCTTACCTTTATGATAATTATACCGCAGGTAAAGAAGGTATATGCAGCACAGGGAATGCTTCCAGGCACTCTTATTCTGCACCCCCTTCTGTAGGTATTCGCAACTTTATCATTGACTACGAACAAAGCAATTTGATAGAGGGTACGGATCAAGGCATCTACATTAATACCGTTATTGGGGCACATACGGCTAATTATATTTCCGGTGACTTTTCAGTAGAAGCAAGGAATGCCTTTATTATTGAGAATGGAGAGCTTGTAAAACCTATTAAGTCACTCATGTTATCAGGAAATGTTTTTGATATTCTTAAGAACATTAATGGTGCTGGTAAGGATGTGAGGCAAGTAGGTGCTACAGTTACACCTTCACTGCGAATAGCCGATATGAGTGTAGTCGGCTAA
- a CDS encoding MFS transporter encodes MVESDYDNEKLDPKLYILSISKFFKDLGTGILAFLIPLYIVQTHSIFAPEIPDVVKAGIVTTVYGIFNAFSQPFLGRLSDRLNKRKPFVILGLAGFMAASLLYSRTHVFEHVVLLRAIQSITVGATVPAIMAMVTHFSTSRNRGRAIGIYSSMRGFGYGIGAMVGGIVATYYGYTAGFYLCALLGLISLLLVQFFVGETYDKYEKQTISNRDDDDLAQFYALALAMFMIMVGIMIIFAFLPEYEIRLQASELSLSVAVSAYVISRVILQTPMGVLSDRYGRKKLILYGLLLNIPIVLGLGYATTVEELIVLRAFQGLCMASVETPVMALAVDLAGGKSVSSRVSFITSAQAAGTAFGPLIGGFLGGYVSFTMPFYVCAAMMAFSLIVVMNKVSEPNSEDKMI; translated from the coding sequence ATGGTGGAAAGTGATTATGACAATGAGAAACTCGACCCTAAGCTTTACATCCTTTCCATTTCCAAATTCTTCAAGGACCTGGGTACAGGAATACTTGCTTTTCTTATACCACTCTACATAGTTCAAACACATAGCATCTTTGCTCCTGAAATTCCTGATGTAGTAAAAGCGGGAATTGTAACCACAGTATATGGTATTTTTAATGCATTTTCCCAACCCTTTTTAGGCAGGTTGTCTGACAGGCTGAATAAAAGAAAGCCCTTTGTAATTCTCGGCCTTGCGGGTTTTATGGCAGCTTCATTGCTTTATTCCCGTACTCATGTGTTCGAACATGTTGTATTGTTAAGGGCGATACAGAGCATAACGGTAGGTGCAACAGTACCGGCTATCATGGCAATGGTGACACACTTCTCAACATCCCGTAACAGAGGCAGAGCCATTGGCATATACTCAAGCATGAGAGGGTTCGGGTATGGCATCGGTGCAATGGTTGGCGGCATTGTAGCTACCTACTATGGATATACTGCTGGTTTCTACCTATGTGCTCTCCTAGGCCTGATAAGTTTGCTCCTTGTGCAATTTTTCGTAGGTGAGACATATGACAAATATGAAAAACAAACTATATCGAATCGGGATGATGATGATCTAGCCCAGTTCTATGCTCTAGCCCTTGCCATGTTTATGATTATGGTCGGGATCATGATCATATTCGCCTTTCTTCCGGAATACGAGATCCGTCTGCAAGCTTCTGAACTGTCACTTAGCGTTGCAGTATCCGCCTATGTCATATCCAGAGTAATACTACAAACCCCCATGGGAGTGCTTTCGGACAGATATGGGCGTAAAAAACTGATACTGTACGGCTTACTTCTGAATATACCAATAGTTCTTGGATTGGGATATGCCACCACAGTAGAAGAGCTTATAGTGCTGCGTGCATTTCAAGGACTTTGCATGGCCTCGGTGGAAACTCCCGTCATGGCTCTTGCAGTCGACCTTGCAGGAGGGAAATCCGTAAGTTCAAGAGTCAGCTTCATTACAAGTGCACAGGCAGCAGGCACAGCTTTTGGGCCCCTAATAGGAGGTTTTCTTGGGGGATATGTTTCTTTCACGATGCCTTTTTATGTATGTGCTGCCATGATGGCTTTTTCACTAATTGTAGTAATGAATAAGGTTTCTGAACCGAATTCTGAAGATAAGATGATCTGA
- a CDS encoding cupredoxin domain-containing protein: MRNKLFVVILLIAVLALSGCTDKDNTQVNNNTSTEDIKYIEIYIDDYNFHPQSLTISRGDTVRWTNNDSVAYIVKTGAFQSPTLTKGMTFTYTFHERGTYNCYLATHPYTKGGIIVVE, encoded by the coding sequence ATGAGAAATAAGTTATTCGTAGTTATATTGCTGATAGCTGTTCTTGCACTTTCAGGATGTACGGATAAAGACAATACCCAGGTTAATAATAATACATCTACTGAAGATATAAAATACATTGAAATTTATATCGACGATTATAACTTCCATCCACAATCACTGACTATTTCCAGAGGAGATACAGTACGATGGACCAATAACGATTCAGTGGCATATATTGTCAAAACCGGTGCATTTCAATCTCCAACACTAACCAAGGGTATGACCTTTACCTACACATTCCATGAAAGAGGAACTTACAACTGCTATCTTGCTACACATCCATATACAAAAGGCGGCATAATAGTCGTGGAATAA
- a CDS encoding ATP-dependent DNA ligase: protein MTSFKEFCRVCKVIEETAGSLDMTDLVSELFSLVTTEELPVVTHFVMGEVFPAWSDEEVGLGTGLLLNALSKSSGISVKKIEDIVRDTGDMGKTAVKALSKVSKGQATFSSFLDSPVELSIMEVFERFRNIASATGKGSQTSRIKHLQYLFNSASSEEVGYIARLAIEDMRIGVGEGIVRDAIAKAFAVPVASVERGYMLTNDMGLVAVTAKEGGDEALLNLGLQVGRPIKLMLAQVTPDIETAIKDLGIVAAEWKFDGARVQIHKNGDEITLYSRRLENITDSLPDIVSAVKKAVKANSAILDGEAVAIDENGRPKPFQEILKRFRRKYDVENKVRHIPLTLNLFDIMYLEGESLIELPLQKRREFLVSSVENSDLVRVDNQLITSDISEINSMYEQALRAGHEGIMLKNPDSPYSPGKRGKNWLKKKPVMETLDLVVVGAEWGYGRRTSFLGSYALACHDPDTGRFLPVGKVATGISDEQLSELTELFKEHIISESGTFVEIRPHVLFEVAFEEIQKSTNYESGYALRFPRLVHVRDDKSIEEVDTLERLDDMYMTQRK from the coding sequence ATGACAAGCTTCAAGGAATTCTGCAGGGTATGTAAAGTTATAGAAGAGACAGCCGGATCTCTGGATATGACAGATCTTGTCTCTGAACTTTTCTCTCTTGTAACCACTGAAGAGTTGCCGGTGGTTACTCATTTTGTCATGGGAGAGGTTTTCCCTGCCTGGAGCGATGAAGAAGTCGGCTTGGGTACAGGTCTTCTTCTCAATGCACTTTCCAAATCTTCAGGTATATCAGTTAAGAAAATAGAGGATATAGTAAGAGATACAGGGGACATGGGCAAGACTGCAGTGAAAGCCCTAAGTAAAGTATCTAAAGGGCAAGCTACTTTCTCTTCATTTTTGGACTCACCGGTTGAATTGAGCATAATGGAAGTCTTCGAAAGGTTCAGAAACATAGCCAGTGCAACTGGCAAGGGGTCTCAGACGTCCAGGATAAAGCATTTACAATATCTCTTTAATTCGGCATCTTCTGAGGAAGTTGGATATATAGCGAGACTTGCCATTGAAGATATGAGGATAGGAGTAGGTGAAGGCATTGTGAGAGACGCTATTGCAAAGGCTTTTGCTGTTCCAGTAGCATCTGTAGAAAGAGGTTACATGCTCACCAATGACATGGGACTTGTGGCTGTCACTGCAAAGGAAGGCGGCGATGAGGCGCTTTTAAACCTAGGACTACAGGTAGGCAGACCGATAAAACTGATGCTTGCCCAAGTAACGCCTGATATAGAAACTGCCATCAAAGACCTGGGTATCGTTGCAGCAGAATGGAAATTCGATGGGGCAAGAGTGCAGATACATAAAAATGGTGATGAAATCACTCTCTATTCCCGTCGTCTTGAGAATATAACAGACTCACTCCCTGATATTGTATCTGCAGTGAAGAAAGCTGTAAAGGCCAATTCTGCCATACTTGACGGTGAAGCTGTTGCTATTGATGAAAATGGCAGACCTAAACCATTCCAAGAGATCCTCAAGCGCTTCAGAAGAAAATATGATGTGGAAAACAAAGTACGGCACATACCTTTAACTCTTAACCTCTTTGATATCATGTACCTTGAAGGTGAAAGCCTGATAGAGCTTCCACTACAAAAGAGACGCGAATTCCTTGTATCATCTGTAGAGAATAGTGATCTTGTGCGTGTGGATAACCAGCTGATAACATCGGACATCTCAGAGATCAATAGTATGTATGAGCAGGCACTGCGGGCAGGGCACGAGGGTATTATGCTAAAAAACCCTGACTCGCCGTATTCACCCGGAAAACGGGGAAAGAACTGGCTTAAGAAAAAGCCAGTTATGGAAACCCTGGACCTCGTGGTGGTAGGAGCTGAATGGGGTTATGGCAGAAGAACAAGTTTTCTTGGTTCATATGCATTGGCCTGCCATGATCCTGACACTGGCAGATTCCTGCCGGTGGGCAAAGTAGCTACCGGAATATCTGATGAACAATTATCAGAATTAACAGAACTTTTCAAGGAACACATTATTTCAGAATCAGGTACTTTTGTGGAGATCAGACCTCATGTTCTCTTTGAAGTGGCTTTTGAAGAGATACAAAAGAGCACAAACTACGAATCTGGATATGCATTGCGCTTTCCAAGACTTGTGCATGTACGGGATGATAAGTCAATAGAAGAAGTTGATACGCTGGAACGTCTTGATGATATGTACATGACACAGCGTAAATGA
- a CDS encoding homoserine dehydrogenase — MKTIKASIIGFGSVGQGVAKVLLRKKEELRSMGLDIKVVAVADSKTSVIDMNGLDLAHVLERKASEGVVGDANTTGHDIIRDVDHDVVIETTPTNINTGGVGLQNMLMAFNKKKHVVTSNKGPLALKYKDLSALASKSGCAFRFEATAGGAMPLLNLVRDTLSGNDVISIEGIFNGTCNYILTRMMEEHATYELMLGEAQELGIAEKDPTYDVEGIDSACKLVILANSVFGMDVTYEDVHVTGISRITPEALMLAEANGYVVKLIGEVNRQRIQVAPRLVPIGHPLAVGGTLNVASLQTDLAGPVIVVGRGAGSIETASAILSDIISIYKD, encoded by the coding sequence ATGAAAACAATAAAGGCATCAATCATCGGTTTTGGTTCTGTTGGCCAGGGAGTCGCAAAAGTATTGCTCCGTAAAAAAGAAGAATTGAGATCAATGGGTCTTGATATTAAGGTTGTGGCAGTTGCCGATTCAAAAACCTCTGTAATCGATATGAATGGCTTGGACCTTGCTCATGTCCTTGAACGTAAGGCATCTGAAGGAGTCGTAGGCGATGCAAATACCACAGGTCACGATATTATACGTGATGTAGACCATGATGTGGTCATAGAAACAACCCCTACAAACATTAATACAGGTGGTGTGGGTCTGCAAAACATGCTCATGGCATTCAATAAAAAGAAGCATGTTGTAACATCCAATAAAGGTCCACTTGCATTAAAATACAAAGATCTCTCAGCGCTAGCTTCAAAATCAGGATGTGCTTTTAGGTTCGAAGCAACTGCCGGAGGTGCAATGCCTTTACTTAACCTTGTAAGGGATACTCTTTCCGGTAATGATGTCATAAGCATAGAAGGCATTTTCAATGGTACCTGTAATTACATTCTTACCCGCATGATGGAAGAGCATGCAACCTATGAACTCATGCTTGGAGAAGCACAGGAATTAGGCATAGCAGAAAAAGACCCTACATATGATGTAGAAGGCATAGATTCAGCATGCAAGCTTGTGATCCTTGCAAATTCTGTATTCGGAATGGATGTAACATATGAAGACGTACATGTCACCGGTATTTCCCGCATAACTCCAGAGGCTTTAATGCTAGCTGAGGCAAATGGGTATGTGGTAAAACTCATTGGAGAAGTCAATAGGCAGAGGATCCAGGTAGCTCCACGACTGGTTCCTATAGGTCATCCACTTGCAGTTGGAGGAACTCTGAATGTCGCTTCACTGCAAACTGATCTTGCAGGACCTGTTATAGTTGTTGGCAGGGGTGCCGGGTCAATAGAGACAGCAAGCGCTATCCTGAGTGATATTATTTCCATATACAAGGATTAA
- a CDS encoding amino acid-binding protein yields MRVSMDIELQDAPGQLVQALKPISEFRGNLVSVVHHHEKRTPRGTIPVQVVFETDAFNVSPLVTKLENLGVGVIRVNEEKFLEKGTVVLIGHIVHTDLEDTIDTIDKTGYAEVVELHLSMPSINKSSSASFKIDAVGKKELRDAISLLRSVAIKKDLVLIEPIESEIL; encoded by the coding sequence ATGCGAGTTTCTATGGATATAGAATTACAGGACGCTCCAGGGCAACTGGTGCAAGCATTAAAGCCAATATCTGAGTTCAGGGGTAACCTTGTCTCTGTGGTACATCATCATGAGAAAAGAACACCCCGTGGCACTATTCCTGTTCAGGTGGTATTTGAGACAGACGCCTTTAACGTATCTCCTCTTGTAACAAAGCTGGAAAATCTTGGCGTAGGAGTAATTCGGGTAAATGAGGAGAAATTTCTCGAAAAGGGAACAGTTGTACTCATTGGCCATATAGTGCATACTGACCTGGAAGATACAATTGATACAATTGATAAGACAGGATATGCCGAAGTAGTTGAACTTCACCTTTCAATGCCCAGTATAAATAAATCATCTTCTGCCTCGTTCAAGATTGATGCAGTGGGAAAGAAAGAATTGAGGGATGCCATATCATTGCTCAGGTCAGTTGCTATTAAGAAAGACCTTGTGCTGATAGAGCCGATTGAAAGCGAAATCCTGTGA
- a CDS encoding winged helix-turn-helix transcriptional regulator: protein MSSEKTRNKLYNLLIFAVLCLFFIPTTGAAEVATVHGAIYEWETFELLENTIVEVNSTPPQSQVAKYGLYSFDLPVGVYILKASYYENGELTYYEEEKLNITDSGDYLLDMLLLPAYPKGDLNDTNLTEIVTVLGNNSLLQNENESKNTLILALAGFVVLVGAIATIIIWKKKKSSQKNELESSPYSLDYTDLENTTDNGTSLPHDLQQVVDIIKNNGGRITQRELRTKISYSEAKVSLMVSDLENKGIVEKFKKGRGNIIVLKEDDHQNI, encoded by the coding sequence GTGTCTTCAGAAAAAACTCGAAATAAACTATACAACTTATTGATATTTGCAGTCCTATGTTTATTTTTCATCCCAACAACTGGAGCTGCAGAAGTGGCAACTGTCCATGGAGCAATATATGAATGGGAAACTTTTGAGCTTCTGGAGAATACAATTGTTGAAGTTAACTCCACACCTCCTCAGTCCCAGGTAGCAAAATATGGACTCTACTCCTTTGACCTACCTGTAGGAGTTTACATTCTTAAGGCAAGCTATTATGAGAATGGAGAATTAACATATTATGAAGAAGAAAAACTCAATATCACAGATAGTGGAGATTATCTCCTTGATATGTTGCTTCTACCAGCTTACCCTAAAGGCGATTTAAACGATACAAACCTTACAGAAATTGTGACAGTACTTGGGAATAACTCCCTCCTTCAGAATGAGAATGAATCAAAAAATACGCTCATCCTAGCATTAGCGGGTTTTGTAGTTCTTGTCGGTGCTATAGCAACTATAATAATATGGAAAAAGAAGAAATCATCACAAAAGAATGAACTCGAAAGCAGCCCTTATAGTCTCGACTATACAGACCTGGAGAATACAACTGATAATGGAACTTCACTGCCTCATGACCTTCAACAAGTAGTAGATATAATAAAAAATAACGGTGGACGTATCACTCAAAGAGAGCTTCGCACTAAAATCAGTTACTCGGAAGCAAAAGTTAGTCTAATGGTGTCTGATCTTGAGAATAAAGGTATTGTCGAAAAATTCAAGAAAGGCAGAGGTAATATTATAGTGCTCAAAGAAGACGATCACCAAAATATATAA